In one window of Pseudomonas chlororaphis subsp. chlororaphis DNA:
- a CDS encoding TonB-dependent receptor produces MSLFVPRRSPLSLALLASLNVLPAWAATTPFNLPAGPLDQTLLQISRQTGLPISFEQKLVSGRYAPAIQGQLDQHQALTLALQDSGLKEQQDTQGVTLVADTSTASSAPAFAEPTTQLQRVEVTGTAIRRVDAETAVPVTVLRVEKLREQGVTTTEELINRISANQSSVGSGRSVGSSSGGAAYADLRGIGPNKTLVLLNGRRLSNNATNAINGSGVDLNTIPFAAIDRVEVLRDGASALYGTDAIGGVINFITKKSLTRGQISTGYDTPSHSGGGQSRNFSGSWGIGDLEEDRFNVFGVVSYDKQERLAAKDRGYTYNYQPGRGLDYTSGTASPANWSQGANATNPLAGSGCNAPGLLSRNGICRQSLWSYLDLVPETEKTSAFAKATGKLSDDHNVSLEYFWARNENRTQIGPGTLMGNQVNPGTAFYPGNGITPGPSGFALDPTQPVAANWRETDVGARRHEDDNTGQRLLLSFDGSAAGWDYNIGASYNQNKVVSTIRSGYVNDVAVSEGIANGVINPFGPQTAAGSALLAANTVDGDYATAVGRVKAIDGRVSREIGDWFGSGPAALALGGEYRKEDFHQDFAQFAGNVQSLGIDPNGSVSGDRSVQAQYAELNVPVLDSLELTAAIRHDKYSDFGSTTNPKYSFRFQPFKELVLRGAYSEGFRAPSLYELYNPTFTTFTNANYNDPRLCPGGTPANGGIGNRDCAQQFNRSTGGNTELKPETARNVTFGFVYQPFDRLNAGLDFWWIKVANQIAEFPESAPFDNPDLYADRLVRKADGSIDHVVTGMANLGKLKTSGVDVSLDYRLPATAWGEFGLGLQGTYVTRYDYQQQLKGEYIDKLGDFRGGDFASAGAVARWRHSLTATWNQGPLGATLTNRYTSGYHDSDRDSHNRVGSYNVWDLAGTYTWRQALGVTLGVKNLFDREPPFSNQTYTFQSGYDPRYSDPFGRTLYTRLSYNF; encoded by the coding sequence ATGAGTCTGTTCGTACCCCGTAGATCCCCTTTGAGCCTGGCCTTGCTGGCGTCGCTGAATGTATTGCCGGCCTGGGCCGCGACCACTCCGTTCAACCTGCCCGCGGGTCCGCTGGACCAGACCCTGCTGCAGATTTCCCGGCAGACCGGCCTGCCGATTTCCTTCGAGCAGAAGCTGGTGAGCGGCCGTTATGCGCCGGCGATCCAGGGCCAGCTCGACCAGCACCAGGCGCTGACCCTGGCCTTGCAGGACAGCGGCCTGAAGGAGCAGCAGGACACCCAGGGCGTGACCCTCGTGGCGGACACCAGCACCGCCAGCAGCGCCCCGGCATTTGCTGAGCCCACCACCCAGTTGCAGCGGGTGGAAGTGACCGGCACCGCGATCCGCCGGGTCGATGCCGAGACCGCGGTGCCGGTCACCGTGCTGCGGGTCGAGAAGCTGCGCGAGCAGGGCGTGACCACCACCGAAGAGCTGATCAACCGGATTTCCGCCAACCAGTCCTCGGTCGGTTCCGGGCGTTCGGTGGGCTCCAGTAGCGGCGGCGCGGCCTATGCCGACCTGCGCGGCATAGGCCCGAACAAGACCCTGGTGCTGCTCAATGGCCGGCGCCTGAGCAACAACGCGACCAATGCCATCAACGGCTCCGGGGTCGACCTCAACACCATTCCGTTTGCCGCCATCGACCGGGTCGAGGTGCTGCGCGACGGCGCGTCCGCGCTGTACGGCACCGACGCCATCGGCGGGGTGATCAACTTCATCACCAAGAAGAGCCTGACCCGTGGCCAGATCAGTACCGGCTATGACACCCCGAGCCATTCCGGCGGTGGCCAGAGCAGGAACTTCAGCGGCAGCTGGGGCATCGGCGACCTGGAGGAAGATCGCTTCAACGTGTTTGGCGTGGTCAGCTACGACAAACAAGAACGCCTGGCCGCCAAGGATCGCGGCTACACCTACAACTACCAGCCGGGCCGGGGCCTGGACTACACCTCCGGCACCGCTTCGCCGGCCAACTGGAGCCAGGGCGCCAATGCCACCAACCCGCTGGCCGGCTCCGGCTGCAACGCACCGGGCTTGCTGTCGCGCAACGGCATTTGCCGCCAGAGCCTGTGGAGTTACCTGGACCTGGTGCCGGAAACCGAAAAGACCTCGGCCTTCGCCAAGGCCACCGGCAAACTCAGCGACGATCACAACGTCAGCCTCGAATACTTCTGGGCGCGCAACGAGAACCGCACCCAGATCGGCCCCGGCACCCTGATGGGCAATCAGGTCAACCCGGGCACCGCGTTCTATCCGGGCAATGGCATCACCCCGGGGCCGAGCGGCTTTGCCCTCGACCCGACGCAACCGGTGGCGGCCAACTGGCGGGAAACCGATGTCGGCGCCCGCCGCCATGAAGACGACAACACCGGCCAGCGCCTGCTGCTGAGTTTCGATGGCAGCGCGGCGGGCTGGGACTACAACATCGGCGCCTCGTACAACCAGAACAAGGTGGTCAGCACCATCCGCAGCGGCTACGTGAACGATGTGGCAGTGTCCGAGGGCATCGCCAATGGCGTGATCAACCCCTTCGGCCCGCAGACCGCGGCAGGCAGCGCGCTGCTGGCGGCCAATACGGTGGACGGCGATTACGCCACGGCGGTCGGGCGGGTCAAGGCCATCGACGGGCGGGTCAGCCGCGAGATCGGCGACTGGTTCGGCTCCGGCCCCGCGGCCCTGGCCCTGGGCGGCGAGTACCGCAAGGAAGACTTCCACCAGGATTTCGCCCAGTTCGCCGGCAATGTGCAGAGCCTGGGCATCGACCCCAACGGCAGTGTGTCGGGCGACCGCAGCGTGCAGGCGCAGTACGCCGAACTCAACGTGCCGGTGCTCGACAGCCTGGAGCTGACGGCGGCGATCCGGCATGACAAATACAGCGACTTCGGCAGTACCACCAACCCCAAGTATTCGTTCCGCTTCCAGCCCTTCAAGGAACTGGTGCTGCGCGGCGCCTACAGTGAAGGCTTCCGCGCGCCGTCGCTGTACGAGCTGTACAACCCGACCTTTACCACCTTCACCAACGCCAACTACAACGACCCGCGGCTATGCCCCGGCGGCACCCCGGCCAATGGCGGGATCGGCAACCGCGACTGCGCCCAGCAGTTCAACCGCAGCACCGGCGGCAACACCGAGCTGAAGCCGGAAACCGCGCGCAACGTGACATTCGGCTTCGTCTACCAGCCGTTCGACCGGCTCAATGCCGGGCTGGATTTCTGGTGGATCAAGGTCGCCAACCAGATCGCCGAGTTTCCCGAGTCGGCGCCGTTCGACAATCCCGACCTGTACGCCGACCGGCTGGTGCGCAAGGCCGACGGTTCCATCGATCATGTGGTCACGGGCATGGCCAACCTGGGCAAGCTCAAGACCAGCGGGGTCGATGTCAGCCTCGACTATCGCCTGCCAGCCACTGCCTGGGGCGAGTTCGGCCTGGGGCTGCAAGGCACCTACGTCACCCGTTACGACTACCAGCAACAGCTCAAGGGCGAGTACATCGACAAGCTCGGGGATTTTCGCGGCGGCGACTTCGCCTCGGCCGGCGCAGTGGCGCGCTGGCGCCACAGCCTGACCGCGACCTGGAACCAGGGGCCGCTGGGCGCGACCCTGACCAACCGCTACACCAGCGGTTACCACGACTCCGACCGCGACAGCCATAACCGCGTCGGCTCCTACAACGTCTGGGACCTGGCCGGCACCTACACCTGGCGCCAGGCCCTGGGCGTGACCCTCGGGGTGAAGAACCTGTTCGACCGCGAGCCGCCGTTCAGCAACCAGACCTACACCTTCCAGAGCGGCTACGACCCACGCTACTCGGACCCGTTCGGACGGACCCTGTATACGCGGCTCAGTTACAACTTCTGA
- a CDS encoding TonB-dependent receptor, which translates to MHSSILFHPPRLSLALALAFGACGSVAWAQQAEARQLEARQITFDIAAGPLDEVLLDISRQSGVPISFRQDLVQGKRSPAIRGALGGQQAVDRALQGSGLEAQHSEQGLTIRNAPASAKASPEVSAVAPVRAPDPQLEKVTVTGSRIARAQSDGATPVNVITHEEMEARGYRNVYDALATQTQNTGMTQGEDYGNTFQPAASALNLRGLGPNHTLVLINGRRVSDYPTAYGGQVNFTNLANIPSAIIDRIEVLSSGASAIYGSDAIAGVVNIILKEKASGIDVNLRGGTTERGGGDNQRLQISGGGSWGDFDGLFGLELTHRQPIWADDRGFMDRGPALDVGYRRNLDSGKYIGPGCGAYSGVFANHLSGSGGRCTTDQVYNDYWTLQTQKENYDGYTRGTWHFSDSGKVFADLMYGLDHIQNNTRGPSFTSPDFINRNTGNLERWFRRFSEEEIGGRTSNNSKWRDTSWTGTLGLSDRIADTAWSYELAANRSEYRSVRTTRYTPSATIRDFYLGPQLGEQGGYPLFAPDASRLDRPLTEEEWRQFRRNLTQTSKSVSQSYNASLNGELFDLPAGPVGFAGILELGKQEYRVDPDDGLNDGSFYGTTPAQSSGGSRKRYAAGGEFSVPISDSLLASLAGRWDQYKFSGRTEQQKTYNLGLEWRPLNSLLLRGSYGTSFRAPDLNYIYQADTNGYVPDQIDYYGCSQGVEGACDRGRVDYTQSGTADLKSERGKSWTYGFVWSPSRNFDVSVDYWRVQIEDLLTTVDQNRLLQEENACRSGAMDINSASCQATLARIQRNPGTAAVDPNRLQRVQINAINAASERVSGLDLKSNIRWGAGEYGAFSSTLGYTLVLSHFYKESDDAPTQDWRVDRSNHDWRSKVNASLTWDYQHYTATLLGIRYGSVTNGNSDGRLSPWTVFNASARYKVNDRASVGLTVNNLLNQVKRDDSGGWPYYSTGNYDPYGRQWWLDVSYHFGG; encoded by the coding sequence ATGCACTCATCGATCCTTTTCCACCCGCCGCGCCTGTCACTGGCATTGGCCCTGGCGTTCGGCGCTTGTGGCAGCGTCGCCTGGGCCCAGCAGGCAGAAGCCAGGCAGCTAGAGGCCAGGCAGATCACCTTCGACATTGCCGCCGGCCCGCTGGACGAGGTGCTGCTGGATATCTCGCGGCAGAGCGGGGTGCCGATTTCCTTCCGCCAGGACCTGGTGCAGGGCAAGCGCAGCCCGGCCATTCGTGGTGCCCTGGGCGGCCAGCAGGCGGTGGACAGGGCCCTGCAAGGCAGCGGCCTGGAGGCCCAGCACAGTGAGCAGGGGCTGACCATTCGCAATGCCCCGGCCAGTGCCAAGGCCAGCCCTGAAGTCAGCGCCGTGGCGCCGGTGCGCGCACCGGACCCGCAGTTGGAAAAGGTCACGGTGACCGGCTCGCGCATCGCCCGCGCCCAGTCCGACGGCGCCACTCCGGTGAACGTGATTACCCATGAAGAGATGGAGGCCCGCGGTTACCGCAATGTCTACGACGCCCTGGCGACCCAGACGCAGAACACCGGCATGACCCAGGGCGAGGACTACGGCAACACTTTCCAGCCCGCCGCCAGCGCCCTCAACCTGCGGGGGCTGGGCCCCAACCATACGCTGGTGCTGATCAACGGCCGGCGAGTGTCGGACTATCCGACGGCCTATGGCGGCCAGGTCAACTTCACCAACCTGGCCAACATTCCTTCGGCGATCATCGACCGTATCGAGGTTCTCAGCAGCGGCGCCTCGGCCATCTACGGCTCCGATGCGATCGCCGGGGTGGTCAACATCATCCTCAAGGAGAAGGCCAGCGGCATCGACGTCAACCTGCGTGGCGGCACCACCGAACGTGGAGGCGGCGATAACCAGCGCCTGCAGATCAGCGGCGGTGGCAGTTGGGGGGATTTCGATGGCCTGTTCGGCCTGGAGCTGACCCATCGCCAGCCGATCTGGGCCGACGATCGCGGCTTCATGGATCGCGGGCCGGCCCTGGACGTCGGTTACCGGCGCAACCTCGACAGCGGCAAATACATCGGCCCCGGCTGCGGCGCCTACTCCGGGGTGTTTGCCAACCACCTCAGTGGCAGCGGCGGGCGCTGCACCACCGACCAGGTCTACAACGATTACTGGACCTTGCAGACGCAGAAGGAAAACTACGACGGCTACACCCGCGGCACCTGGCATTTCAGCGACAGCGGCAAGGTCTTCGCCGACCTGATGTATGGCCTGGACCATATCCAGAACAACACCCGCGGGCCGAGCTTCACCTCGCCCGACTTCATCAACCGGAACACGGGCAACCTGGAGCGCTGGTTCCGGCGTTTCTCCGAGGAGGAAATCGGCGGCCGCACCAGCAACAACAGCAAGTGGCGCGACACCTCCTGGACCGGCACCCTGGGCCTGTCCGACCGGATCGCCGACACGGCCTGGAGCTACGAGCTGGCGGCCAACCGCTCGGAGTACCGCAGCGTGCGCACCACCCGCTATACGCCGTCGGCCACTATTCGCGATTTCTACCTGGGGCCGCAGCTGGGCGAGCAGGGCGGGTATCCGCTGTTCGCCCCGGATGCCTCACGGCTTGACCGGCCGCTGACCGAGGAGGAGTGGCGGCAGTTTCGCCGCAACCTGACCCAGACCAGCAAGTCGGTGTCGCAGAGCTACAACGCCTCGCTCAACGGCGAGCTGTTCGACTTGCCGGCCGGGCCGGTGGGCTTCGCCGGCATCCTTGAGCTGGGCAAGCAGGAATACCGCGTCGATCCGGACGATGGGCTCAACGACGGCAGCTTCTACGGCACCACCCCGGCGCAGAGTTCCGGTGGCTCGCGCAAGCGTTATGCCGCCGGCGGCGAGTTCAGTGTGCCGATCAGCGACAGCCTGCTGGCGTCGCTGGCGGGGCGCTGGGACCAGTACAAATTCAGCGGTCGCACCGAGCAACAAAAGACCTACAACCTGGGCCTGGAATGGCGTCCGCTGAACAGCCTGCTGTTGCGCGGCAGCTACGGCACCAGCTTCCGCGCCCCGGACCTGAACTACATCTACCAGGCCGACACCAACGGCTATGTGCCGGACCAGATCGACTACTACGGGTGCAGCCAGGGTGTCGAGGGCGCCTGCGATCGCGGGCGGGTGGACTACACCCAGAGCGGCACCGCCGACCTCAAGTCCGAGCGGGGCAAATCCTGGACCTACGGGTTCGTCTGGTCGCCGTCGCGCAATTTCGATGTGTCGGTGGATTACTGGCGCGTGCAGATCGAAGACCTGCTGACCACCGTCGACCAGAACCGCCTGTTGCAAGAGGAAAACGCCTGCCGCAGTGGCGCCATGGACATCAATTCGGCCAGCTGCCAGGCGACCCTGGCGCGCATCCAGCGCAACCCAGGCACTGCCGCGGTGGACCCGAACCGCTTGCAGCGGGTGCAGATCAATGCGATCAACGCCGCCAGCGAACGGGTCAGCGGGCTCGACCTGAAAAGCAATATCCGCTGGGGCGCCGGGGAGTACGGGGCCTTCAGTTCGACCCTGGGCTACACCCTGGTGCTCTCGCATTTCTACAAGGAATCGGACGACGCGCCGACCCAGGACTGGCGCGTGGACCGCAGCAATCACGACTGGCGCAGCAAGGTCAACGCCAGCCTGACCTGGGATTACCAGCACTACACCGCGACCCTGCTGGGCATCCGCTATGGCAGCGTGACCAACGGCAACTCGGACGGGCGCCTGTCGCCCTGGACCGTGTTCAACGCCAGCGCCCGCTACAAGGTCAACGACCGCGCCAGCGTCGGCCTGACCGTCAACAACCTGCTGAACCAGGTCAAGCGCGACGACTCCGGCGGCTGGCCGTATTACTCCACCGGCAACTACGACCCCTACGGCCGCCAGTGGTGGCTGGATGTGAGTTATCACTTTGGCGGCTGA
- a CDS encoding FecR domain-containing protein, which produces MSRPRANEALVDEAAQWMALLQSGQMNAQERQAFHDWRAADPQHEQIIVLMGGGLGALRSQALRNLSRDSLLHSLNAPSSRRRFIGGSLSVMALALAATLLGRRYNLLPEAGALYTGTGERRDFTLADGSALTLNARSQVVSCFDARQRLLQLRNGQLLVDVARDPQRPFVVETEHGRMRALGTKFLVERGEDWTRLVMLHSQVEVLTASGARQVVEAGESLRFDSRQLLLLERAKGHESAWTSGVFEARDRPLSEVIDSLRGYRRGIIRLSPQVADLRLSGIYPLDDSDRSLQLLERSLPIRVSYHSPYWVSIEPR; this is translated from the coding sequence ATGAGTCGTCCGCGCGCGAACGAGGCGCTGGTGGATGAAGCGGCGCAATGGATGGCCCTCCTGCAATCGGGGCAGATGAACGCCCAGGAACGCCAGGCATTCCACGACTGGCGCGCCGCCGACCCGCAGCACGAGCAGATCATCGTGCTAATGGGCGGCGGCCTGGGGGCGCTGCGCAGCCAGGCGTTGCGCAACCTGTCCCGGGACAGCCTGCTGCACAGCCTGAATGCGCCGTCGAGCCGCCGGCGTTTTATCGGCGGCAGCCTGAGTGTGATGGCCCTGGCCTTGGCCGCGACCTTGCTCGGCCGACGCTACAACCTGCTGCCCGAGGCGGGCGCCCTGTACACCGGCACTGGTGAACGCCGCGACTTCACCCTGGCCGACGGCAGCGCCCTGACCCTCAATGCCCGCAGCCAGGTCGTGAGCTGTTTCGATGCCCGGCAGCGGCTGTTGCAGTTGCGCAACGGCCAACTGCTGGTGGATGTGGCCAGGGACCCGCAGCGGCCCTTCGTGGTGGAAACCGAACACGGGCGCATGCGGGCTTTGGGCACGAAGTTCCTGGTGGAGCGCGGCGAGGATTGGACGCGCCTGGTGATGCTGCATTCGCAGGTCGAGGTGCTCACCGCCAGTGGCGCGCGGCAGGTGGTCGAGGCCGGCGAAAGCCTGCGTTTCGACAGTCGGCAACTGTTGCTGCTGGAGCGTGCCAAGGGCCATGAAAGCGCCTGGACCTCGGGGGTATTCGAGGCCCGCGACCGGCCCCTGAGCGAGGTGATCGACAGCTTGCGCGGCTACCGGCGCGGCATCATCCGCCTCAGCCCCCAGGTGGCCGACCTGCGCCTGAGCGGCATCTATCCCCTGGACGACAGCGACCGCAGCCTGCAGTTGCTCGAGCGTTCGCTGCCGATCCGCGTCAGCTACCACAGCCCATATTGGGTCAGCATCGAGCCGCGCTGA
- a CDS encoding sigma-70 family RNA polymerase sigma factor: protein MGANRNPHYSLIGQMFKRDYQWLCASVGRVLGCHHSAQDIASETFVRVLALPDPAAIREPRALLTTIARRLVYEGWRRQDLERAYLESLALAPTPVHPSPEERALVIEALLAVDRLLNGLSAKAKAAFLYHQLDGLTYAEIGQQLGVSTSRVQQYMAEAFKRCYQAMVDA from the coding sequence ATGGGTGCGAATCGGAACCCTCATTACTCACTGATCGGGCAGATGTTCAAACGCGACTATCAGTGGCTGTGTGCCTCGGTGGGTCGCGTCCTGGGCTGCCATCACAGCGCCCAGGACATCGCCTCGGAAACCTTCGTGCGGGTGCTGGCCCTGCCGGACCCGGCGGCCATCCGCGAGCCCCGGGCGCTGCTGACCACCATCGCCCGGCGCCTGGTCTACGAAGGCTGGCGGCGCCAGGACCTGGAGCGCGCCTACCTGGAAAGCCTGGCCCTGGCGCCGACGCCGGTGCACCCGTCACCCGAGGAGCGGGCGCTGGTGATCGAAGCGCTGCTGGCCGTGGACCGCTTGCTCAACGGTTTGTCCGCCAAGGCCAAGGCGGCCTTTCTCTACCATCAGCTCGACGGCCTGACCTACGCCGAAATCGGCCAGCAGCTGGGGGTGTCCACCAGTCGCGTGCAGCAGTACATGGCCGAGGCGTTCAAGCGCTGTTATCAGGCGATGGTCGACGCATGA
- a CDS encoding hydrogenase maturation protein, with protein sequence MQSLKIILLSTAFNGLTQRAWLDLRQSGHRPSVVLFTNEEDVCRQIEHADADLVICPFLKDRVPEQLWRHPTRPVIIIHPGIVGDRGASALDWAISNNLERWGVTALQAVEEMDAGPVWSTWEFKVPAQVRKSELYNGPVADAAIYCIRDVVEKFGSDFVPVPLDYSQPQVRGRLQPNMKQDDRSFSWHDSAAFIKRCIDAADGQPGVLASLAGGQYYLYDAHLDSRSGIPGELLAVHDDAVLVACGDRSLWIGSLKRKARPGTEHFKLPARHVLAGQLDGVPHLHWSVASEPFSDEAYQPIRYRESGHVGELTFEFYNGAMSTEHCQRLVSALQWAKARDTQVLLIKGGRGAFCNGVHLNVIQAAPVPGLEAWNNIQAIDDVCKELLSARQLVVSGLTGNAGAGGLMLALAADVVLARANTVYNPHYKSMGLYGSEYWTYSLPRAVGHAMAHKLTDECLPINAFQALQMGMVQEVGPRCPDEFGLWLLQRANAVLTEPKYQALRERKANADPQLMQHCRNAELEQMHQDMVQNRHGFAEKCAGFVYKRKTCCTPQRLIEDWAVPQPDTLSA encoded by the coding sequence ATGCAATCGCTGAAGATCATTCTGCTGTCCACCGCCTTCAACGGTCTCACCCAGCGTGCCTGGCTGGACCTGCGCCAGTCCGGCCATCGTCCCAGCGTGGTGCTGTTCACCAACGAAGAAGACGTTTGCCGGCAGATCGAACACGCGGACGCCGACCTGGTGATCTGCCCCTTCCTCAAGGACCGGGTGCCCGAGCAGCTGTGGCGCCACCCGACCCGCCCGGTGATCATCATCCACCCGGGCATCGTCGGCGACCGCGGCGCCAGCGCCCTGGACTGGGCCATCAGCAACAACCTCGAGCGCTGGGGCGTCACCGCCCTGCAGGCGGTGGAAGAAATGGACGCCGGGCCGGTCTGGTCCACCTGGGAATTCAAGGTGCCGGCGCAGGTGCGCAAGTCCGAGCTGTACAACGGGCCGGTGGCCGACGCGGCGATCTACTGCATCCGCGATGTGGTGGAAAAATTCGGCAGCGACTTCGTCCCTGTACCCCTGGACTACAGCCAGCCGCAGGTGCGCGGCCGCCTGCAACCGAACATGAAACAGGACGACCGCAGCTTCAGCTGGCACGACAGCGCCGCCTTCATCAAGCGCTGCATCGACGCCGCCGACGGCCAGCCCGGGGTCCTGGCCAGCCTCGCCGGCGGGCAGTACTACCTGTATGACGCGCACCTGGATAGCCGCAGCGGCATCCCCGGCGAACTGCTGGCGGTGCACGACGATGCGGTGCTGGTGGCCTGCGGCGACCGCAGCCTGTGGATCGGCTCCCTCAAGCGCAAGGCCCGGCCGGGCACCGAACACTTCAAGCTACCGGCCCGCCATGTGCTGGCCGGTCAACTGGACGGCGTGCCTCATCTGCACTGGTCGGTCGCCAGCGAGCCGTTCAGCGACGAGGCCTACCAGCCGATCCGCTACCGCGAGTCGGGCCACGTCGGCGAGCTGACCTTCGAGTTCTACAACGGCGCCATGAGCACCGAACACTGCCAGCGCCTGGTCAGCGCGCTGCAATGGGCCAAGGCCCGGGACACCCAGGTGCTGCTGATCAAGGGCGGGCGTGGCGCGTTCTGCAACGGCGTGCACCTCAACGTAATCCAGGCCGCGCCGGTGCCGGGCCTGGAAGCCTGGAACAACATCCAGGCCATCGACGACGTCTGCAAGGAGCTGCTCAGCGCTCGCCAGCTGGTGGTCAGCGGCCTCACCGGCAATGCCGGGGCCGGCGGCCTGATGCTGGCGCTGGCGGCCGACGTGGTGCTGGCCCGGGCCAATACCGTCTACAACCCGCACTACAAGAGCATGGGCCTGTATGGCTCGGAATACTGGACCTACAGCCTGCCCCGCGCCGTCGGCCACGCCATGGCGCACAAACTCACCGACGAATGCCTGCCGATCAACGCTTTCCAGGCCCTGCAGATGGGCATGGTCCAGGAAGTCGGCCCGCGCTGCCCCGACGAGTTCGGCCTGTGGCTGCTGCAGCGGGCCAACGCCGTGCTGACCGAACCGAAATACCAGGCCCTGCGCGAGCGCAAGGCCAACGCCGACCCGCAACTGATGCAGCACTGCCGCAACGCCGAGCTGGAACAGATGCACCAGGACATGGTGCAGAACCGCCACGGCTTCGCCGAGAAATGCGCCGGCTTCGTCTACAAGCGCAAGACCTGCTGCACCCCGCAGCGGTTGATCGAGGATTGGGCCGTGCCGCAGCCGGATACCTTGAGCGCCTGA